The Tepidisphaeraceae bacterium genome includes a window with the following:
- a CDS encoding PilN domain-containing protein: MRELDFLPAWYPRLRRKRMLAVAQAWAATALLVAAASWVFAEHRLARASEARLVELAAALDRTQVDLHKLDDLLALEGRWRHRDRVMIKLGLHVEATRLIEKLNEVMPPEMAVLALELETADAKADAARAIDSNDDAVASLDMPPDRQLNVRLHGVAPTDVDLASFMMRLSGVRFFENVNMSYAKDRSEGGHLMREYQITFSLNLKAPAVNK, translated from the coding sequence ATGCGTGAACTGGACTTCCTGCCCGCGTGGTACCCGCGCCTGCGCCGCAAGCGCATGCTGGCCGTCGCCCAAGCGTGGGCCGCCACCGCGCTGCTGGTCGCCGCTGCGTCGTGGGTGTTTGCCGAACACCGGCTGGCCCGGGCCAGCGAGGCACGGCTGGTCGAGCTGGCCGCTGCGCTGGATCGTACGCAGGTCGACCTGCACAAGCTCGACGACCTGCTCGCACTCGAGGGCCGCTGGCGCCACCGTGACCGCGTGATGATCAAGCTCGGCCTGCACGTCGAGGCGACCCGGTTGATCGAGAAGCTGAACGAGGTCATGCCGCCCGAGATGGCCGTCCTCGCGCTCGAACTGGAGACCGCTGACGCCAAGGCGGACGCCGCTCGGGCGATAGATTCGAACGATGACGCTGTGGCCTCGCTCGATATGCCACCCGATCGGCAGTTGAACGTGCGCCTGCACGGCGTGGCACCGACGGACGTCGATCTCGCGAGTTTCATGATGCGACTCAGCGGCGTTCGGTTCTTCGAGAACGTCAACATGTCCTACGCCAAGGACCGCAGCGAGGGCGGCCATCTTATGCGGGAATACCAGATCACCTTCTCGCTCAACCTGAAGGCACCGGCGGTGAACAAGTGA